aaataattaaattgattaatgtactttttctctttatcaccttttaaaaagaaagaaaaaagaaataaaaattggtatATGTTAATCGTCGGTAGTTCTAGTGTTGATCCCATTGAGCGCGGAAATTCGAAATTCGTGGTCCCGtcgatgatggtcgagcacaGATCTCGAAACAACGTTGATACGATTGATCATTGAATAATGATCGactatcaataaaaatttcggacgcaactagcggaaactgagctgagctctgcgctagcgtcCTGTGAGAAACACCAAGGTAGTAGCTCTCAGATTTTggatgcaaatagcggtaactgagccgagctctgcgcAAAAGCATCCTGTGGAAAACTCCCTCCCGAAATTCAGATGCAAATGGCGGtaactgagccgagctctgtgctaaagcatcctgcgGAAAACTCTCTCCCGAAATTCAGATGCAAATGGCGGtaactgagccgagctctgcgctaaagcaTCCTGCGAAAAACTCCCTTCCGAAATTCAGATGCAAATGGCAGTAACTGAGCCGAGCTGTGCGCTAAAGCATCCTGCGAAAAACTCCCTCCCGAAATTCAGATGCAAATGGCGGTAACTGAGCCAagctctgcgctaaagcaTTCTGCGAAAAACTCCCTCCCGAATTTCAGATGCAAATGGCagtaactgagctgagctctgcgctaagcatctcgcgaaaaaaaattccCAAACAACTCCGCAAAAAACTTCCAAACGGTTCCGCAATtcaatttcattaaatcttatttatttaagattttttgtatGAACTCTTAGGTATAGAATTTCTAATTAAGTAGGATTTTCTACTAGATAAAGTTTTTGGGTAGGTAGGtatgattttaaaactttttatcacttctatattgtatttttttttaattctttgctgtcgatatactttggaacttctgctttggcagttagtttgtagtttattgatgacaaaaataatgataaaacttcGGGTGGGCAAATAGCAAGATTCTCTTTCAAAAAACGGAGAAACCTGAGAGGGGCCACGCTGCCGTTTTTTGTAAGATGCTTTTTCTAGATCGTACACTAGCGGCGCGTACATCCATTTTACAGTCTGCCTGGAACTATATGGCCACATTTATTTTCCGGGATGGTAAAAGAGTCATGGTTGGTTCATATCCGTGTTACATCCACAATTTATTGAACAGAAATACGTCTCgcatatagatataatttatatagatacaatttataacatatagatataatttatatctatatgcGAGACATATTTCTGTTCAATAAATTGTAGATGTAACATGGACATGAACCAACCAGAGCTCTCTTACCATCCCAAAAAATGAATGTGGCCATGTAGTTCCAGGCAGACTGTAAAATAGATGTACGCGCCGCTAGTGTACAGCCTAGAAAAAGCGTCTTACGAAAAACGGCAGCGTAGTCcctctcaggtttctctctggtaatataatgtaaatacactgaattatatgtatatgtatatatgctgGAAATTCCAATATATAGAGCTGCCAGACAACCgttttctagaaaaataaacaaaccGTTCGTCGCACAAgctaagtttttttaaattctgacTTGTATGACACACCAGTTACGGCCCAGCCACTTCTCTTCAGGTAAGGACGTAACAGTAATGTTCACAACATTTAATACATGTATGACAGCTCTGTTCTAAGATTAtccatataaacaaataaaggcaaatattaatattacttttcgtCCTACAATTTctgatatttcaaatttgttcTTGCATAAGCAtcgaaatattcaaaatattttactttatattattttattcttgacaaaaattattttcttgcaagttatattacacattaacagacatattttgtactttggagccaattctttttttactataaagcATTTATagttgtcaaataattttctataatttattgtaaatcaAAGAAAGCAAATATCTGCTGTaacaatttgcaatattagcaggaataattaatttttataaatattatgtaagcCGAAATCGAAGACCGATGACCCCATAATTTCTAACTTGTTTTCCATATTCGTCTATtcgtttttttactttttctttaacagCATCAAGTAGTCGCTCTTCTCTCAAAAGAACTTTCGCGAATTGACGCACCTAAGACAAATTATTTCGACAATAAGTAtcaataaatctaaaattttttttgcactaCAGTTTATGACAGCATAAATTGCTGTGAGGAGtggaaaaaatttgaaattttgaaaaattttatttttggttttttacACATTCCAATAGTGTGATTCTTTAAGAATATTTCCctgtttgtttttttagaaattcgCAAAATTGAGTTCAAAAAAGCCAAAAATGTGAGACCACGTATATCCGCAAAGTATCCGCGCACAGGTAGTGGCTCGTTTTTGTGTCGCAATCACTTTTCCCTCGTGTTTCTATTGTTCAAATTTGTGGGGACACGCAGCTGTTTAAAATTTGGACTCCACCCTAAAGAGGGGTAAAGCTAACGGAATTTAGTGCATAATATTTCTGCCGCTAGTTTAAACGACATTTAAAACacgctaaaaaaaaatttacgtatGTTTATTCACTCGTCCACAAacaacatttaaattttactcaaTTTTCGGCCGTTTAAATCTTTCCACTCCCCTTAAAGGTAATCATCGGATCAAATATGTCATATTTCACGAGGGTAAGTCAGAAATTATCcgcaattttttcaagtaattCTCATTCTCTTTCACATAATTCTCATATTGCAGGTAATTTCTGACTTATCCTAATACATgagaaatcaaataaaaataagtttaataataaaaagtcagACAATGAGTGttatttaagttaaaaaaaatgtacccttttaaattgatttacatCATGTTGgtgcgtaataataataataaatattgcaatttgatAAGATTGCCTGCAAaaacaaagtaataaatattattatttaaaaagacaaCAAGAACCAAAGAAACGTatggataaatattattactgtaacaaatatttatatatgtatatagaaatatctttataaaaaaattatcattacgTGTTGGAAGttgaatacatatatatatgagtaTTAAGACGTTGCAATACAAAATTGAACGCTATATCGTTTTCTGCATGCTTCGCAATAATAAGAAGATATATTTGAACATGCTTATTGCGATCTATTCTTTTGAAAAACTCGTTTTCGGTCAATACACTTAAATAACCTCGTATAAGTGTAGGATTTGTACAGCAAGTTAAGTATTCTAAAATTGTATGTTTATATGTTTCTATCCATTTCTTAAATACATCGTACCAAATGGTATTGTTCGCTGATGCAAAACCATTGCAATACATCCATTCTGTCCGTGATACTGATTGCGTTATAAAACtgcgttattaaaaaaattatttcttaaaaagtttagcttattttatgataaaataatttatccagTACAGTATTTGATGTATGTAATGTAAGCATATGTAATGCAACAAAAAttgcttatataaatatttgtttgtgtTTGTAAAACATCTTACGTATCACTTTCAGAATGCAGATCTGTCATCATTTGCTTATTGGCTACTTCTCTACATTTTTTGTCACCAACAATACATGCCCATTTTACAACTTCCTCTCTTAAACATTCAGTAAGAGCATTTTCGTTCAGTTTTGCGTTGTATCCTATTTTTTGCAGAACgttctttaatatttcttgcatttctttctagaaattattaaataatttgaattttatatttattgttatttgttagatttaaaaaatataatgtataattacacacacatatacatataaatttatttgaactttctttatatataccTAATGTTTTATTGCAATCTTTCTTATAGAAATTTGCTATTACCTACCTTTAGGTTTTTAGCATCTTTAATTGGAGTTATAAGAGTCATATGTTCAAAAGCTTTGAACATAGGATACCATGCTACATAATTCGTATCTCGTGATAGAAATGCAGAGATTTTCCAAAACATAACATAATCAAGTTGTTTATGTAAGAGGAAGTGAAATGCATCATCTATGATTTGGGCCCGATTAAGAACATGTATGTTGATATATTTCGTAGAATTCATGTATTTCGCAAGTTCAAGCCAATTTtcagtattataattaacacgaTAATATCCTATTGTGAAAAGGAAAATTTCCATCATTAAAGTCTCttgatagaatttattaagaaattatttatatatatattaaaaggcTTCTCGAGCCATCGCTGGTTGTTGATGCGAAAGTTTTATGTTTCATATAGAAACTTGATTCGTCTACATTGAGACATATTAAAGTATACACTGGTCTCAGATTCGAGATACTAAAGTATACgtaaattacatacattgaTCTCATTTTCGAGAATGTACGAATTAAAATAaggaaattattgaaaagagAGCAAgaagaacgagagaaaaaatatcagggcgcgaatGGCTAAGccggaaaataatttctaatatcgtTTTTTGTGAAACATATCTTCTCAATGAGAAATGACATCAAATCGACACCTAATTGACGTCAAATCATCAATATTACTTCGTATTGATGTCGACTTGACATCAACTCGATAAGTCATTTTTCGCTGagcttaaattatttattttataatagaatattttaaacaatttatttgaaaaaattgtaagaGCGAATAGCATGTGAAAATGTATGTTTGTGAGCATGACACTTGCGAGTGTGCGAGCATTAGGGTGCATAAGATTAAAAGATAGCAAGATAAAACAAGatatcaagataaaaaatttaatatttcatatttacctGTTTGTTGTAAATTGACTATAATCCaatcattttctttaaaattttccgATAACGTTACCGATTTTTGCGGTGATAGCCAAAAGGATTTATTGACAAAAATCTCGTGAAAGTTCATAATTGATTTTGTCGTATATGTCACGAATGTTGGAAGATGTACTTTGTCAATAAAAGTAGTGTCCTCGTCAATAAAAGTAGTGAGATATTGGAATCTTGTGTTGTTAGTGAACTGATTTCGTGTCACGTACAGTACAgggtaatattttttgtttatccaAACAGATATAagttcttttataataaatgtgtcTGAGTTATCTGAATACGTATGTAAAACAGTTTGCATAATGTtccataaattatttgtttgattatatctgtaatatggaaaatttttgtaagagtGTACACCATATgaattttttagcaaaaattttgtgtttagcaaacacataattttgtgtttgctaaacacaaaattattattaagtatacgAAAACgttaatttattgcatatttatataattagtaattagtaatatttgtACATGAAAGGGACCCAAAATCTAATAAGATCATCGATTGGCCCCCTTTGAACcttccaatttttatatgaaatatttttctttaaaatgcattattcaagagatatttgaagtcattatttaaaaagggacaccctatatatatttggatgatagaattttaaatcaaataattcttCTTCGTCATTCTTCTTCAATATTccatttatgtaattattatctagCGAAAGATTTCAAAAGATATTACTTACTGTTTGTTATTAACATATGTGCGGATACCAGTCCAAAACATATCAGGAGTTATCAAATGGTATAACATGCGCCATATATTGGATGCTGAAACAATTAAATCTATAATGTGCTTAAgtactttgaaatatatatattttttaaataaagatatatttcttttataataaaatgtatacatcaatattgtattttaaattttgtgtagttcagtttttatattcttttcccagacagcacacatgTCCAAAATACATCCAAAGGATATCCGAAGGATATCCAGAGGACGTTTTGTAGTCCCAAAAACATCCTCTGGGCGTCTTTTGGATATGTTGTGCTGTCTGggttataaaatttagaaatttacgtATTATTCatcactattattttattatatatttactttgtgGTATAATTGTAATAGTTGTAATGATATTTACAACCATTAATTATAAGCTTTTAGTTATATTTCCTtaacttacattttatatgatctGTAGAATAACTAAGTGAATTCATTTCATTAGAAACATTTAATGCATTAGAAGGAGTATCGAAGAGAAAGGATTGTCGTTGTGTTTTGGCGATAAATAAGTTCATTATGTCACTACTCTTGTCACTATTCCTAAAAAGctgaaaagtttaaaataatgaaacaaatattttatttaaaaaatatatttaaagcaataCAGCACTATACTGATtgctgcaaataaatttttagattgttttttattataaaataaattatttattaaatagttaTTAACAAAAGAAGCTTAATGAATACAACGTAATTTTCTGATACACgtatattaaatagaataaattcttagcagatttatttatttatacgtggTAAATTGAATATATGCGTTTTAATCGTCATTCCacgtttaaaagttttaaattaaaaaaaaaatattttataaagtatttaaaaaaattttaaatacttttttcgtCAAAGTAACCACCCTTagtttaaattacttttttcactAATCTTGATAACCTGAGtgcaagtttattaattttttctgatGAGATTTTTCCATCCGTCATCTAAAATAGCTGaaagatttttcaatattggACATGTTTCTCGGACCATTCAATGACTCTCTTGAAatgaaaacataatatttctaaCGTTAAGTTACGATATTGAAATGAAGAATTTTATGAACgtactctttttttctgttatttcctcaaaattaaacaatactAAATTAACTACAGCTGTCTTAAATAATGGTAGGTTACTttcaactaaaaaaaaatgttgaacgTACAACGAgtcaaacttttaaataactaCACtgatatattctaaaattttgtatatgatCTCAAACTTTTGGCCTGCAGTGTACATACACATATTATAGATAGTCATCACTTGCTTTACAATGCacagataattattacaaacaagTTTGAAAATATAAGACGGGAAGGGGTTCCGCACCCAACTCTTCTCCA
The window above is part of the Linepithema humile isolate Giens D197 chromosome 8, Lhum_UNIL_v1.0, whole genome shotgun sequence genome. Proteins encoded here:
- the LOC105674277 gene encoding aminopeptidase N-like isoform X2; translated protein: MLNATGVDVITAQQLFPCWDKIVFNATYKISIKHHKNYAALSNMPIQATENDKLESDMMWTHFEKSTSIFIEHIKVVITSFTNTHTSVGNVTFWSRKNMTGYLHLAECIAQQVLYFLKRQNAIDKLPKIDYVAFWDDQHNTTETWGLILHREADIIDDKDSDPIQHEIKVAYLITYEIISLCYSDVFLWSKTGFVTLFATHILHQLFRNSDKSSDIMNLFIAKTQRQSFLFDTPSNALNVSNEMNSLSYSTDHIKSSNIWRMLYHLITPDMFWTGIRTYVNNKQYNQTNNLWNIMQTVLHTYSDNSDTFIIKELISVWINKKYYPVLYVTRNQFTNNTRFQYLTTFIDEDTTFIDKVHLPTFVTYTTKSIMNFHEIFVNKSFWLSPQKSVTLSENFKENDWIIVNLQQTGYYRVNYNTENWLELAKYMNSTKYINIHVLNRAQIIDDAFHFLLHKQLDYVMFWKISAFLSRDTNYVAWYPMFKAFEHMTLITPIKDAKNLKKEMQEILKNVLQKIGYNAKLNENALTECLREEVVKWACIVGDKKCREVANKQMMTDLHSESDTFITQSVSRTEWMYCNGFASANNTIWYDVFKKWIETYKHTILEYLTCCTNPTLIRGYLSVLTENEFFKRIDRNKHVQIYLLIIAKHAENDIAFNFVLQRLNTHIYMYSTSNTQSYQIAIFIIIITHQHDVNQFKRVRQFAKVLLREERLLDAVKEKVKKRIDEYGKQVRNYGVIGLRFRLT
- the LOC105674277 gene encoding aminopeptidase N-like isoform X1, whose product is MTRGISLHLQTLIKIRTICVDVITAQQLFPCWDKIVFNATYKISIKHHKNYAALSNMPIQATENDKLESDMMWTHFEKSTSIFIEHIKVVITSFTNTHTSVGNVTFWSRKNMTGYLHLAECIAQQVLYFLKRQNAIDKLPKIDYVAFWDDQHNTTETWGLILHREADIIDDKDSDPIQHEIKVAYLITYEIISLCYSDVFLWSKTGFVTLFATHILHQLFRNSDKSSDIMNLFIAKTQRQSFLFDTPSNALNVSNEMNSLSYSTDHIKSSNIWRMLYHLITPDMFWTGIRTYVNNKQYNQTNNLWNIMQTVLHTYSDNSDTFIIKELISVWINKKYYPVLYVTRNQFTNNTRFQYLTTFIDEDTTFIDKVHLPTFVTYTTKSIMNFHEIFVNKSFWLSPQKSVTLSENFKENDWIIVNLQQTGYYRVNYNTENWLELAKYMNSTKYINIHVLNRAQIIDDAFHFLLHKQLDYVMFWKISAFLSRDTNYVAWYPMFKAFEHMTLITPIKDAKNLKKEMQEILKNVLQKIGYNAKLNENALTECLREEVVKWACIVGDKKCREVANKQMMTDLHSESDTFITQSVSRTEWMYCNGFASANNTIWYDVFKKWIETYKHTILEYLTCCTNPTLIRGYLSVLTENEFFKRIDRNKHVQIYLLIIAKHAENDIAFNFVLQRLNTHIYMYSTSNTQSYQIAIFIIIITHQHDVNQFKRVRQFAKVLLREERLLDAVKEKVKKRIDEYGKQVRNYGVIGLRFRLT